From a single Serratia surfactantfaciens genomic region:
- a CDS encoding YqcC family protein, whose product MSIHNQVRRSLQAIEQSMRDLALWQAAPPEPEAFSSTEPFCIDSMSAEAWLQWVFLPRMYALLDAAAPLPTRFAITPYFEEALKEREPSSLPLLVLLQQLDLMLNKEP is encoded by the coding sequence ATGAGTATACATAATCAGGTTCGCCGCAGTTTGCAGGCGATTGAACAATCCATGCGCGATCTGGCTTTGTGGCAGGCCGCTCCGCCCGAGCCTGAGGCTTTCTCCAGCACCGAGCCGTTCTGCATTGACAGCATGTCGGCCGAAGCCTGGTTGCAGTGGGTGTTTCTGCCGCGCATGTATGCGCTGCTGGACGCCGCAGCGCCATTGCCGACGCGCTTCGCCATCACGCCTTATTTTGAAGAGGCGTTGAAGGAGCGTGAGCCGAGCAGCCTGCCGCTGTTGGTGCTGCTGCAGCAGCTGGATTTGATGTTGAATAAAGAGCCGTAA